Proteins encoded in a region of the Pseudomonas syringae KCTC 12500 genome:
- the macA gene encoding macrolide transporter subunit MacA, with protein sequence MKKLKFRKVLIVVVLLVLAAGIAYSIQSPEKPPEYLTAKVERTEIENSVLASGVLQGIKQVDVGAQVSGQLKSLKVNLGDKVKQGQWLAEIDPVVLQNTLRQSQVNEQNLIAQKDAAVAQLKDARAIYQRYKQLRADDAISQKDFDTAQSDFEVRSANLRSLEAQVRDARIQIETARINLGYTRIVAPISGDVVGIVTQEGQTVIASQLTPVILKLADLDTMTVKAQVSEADVIHITPGQEVYFTILGDAEKRYYAKLKGTEPAPQNFLDSQSSNASKPNSAVFYNALFDVPNPDHRLRISMTAQVHIVREKAKDVLTVPVAALGDKNGDGTFPVRVMDAQGQAQSRNVQTGINNNVRVEIKSGLAEGDQVVIGEPSATPAAAGA encoded by the coding sequence ACTGCCAAGGTCGAACGCACCGAAATTGAAAACTCGGTGCTGGCCAGCGGGGTGCTGCAAGGCATCAAACAGGTTGACGTCGGCGCGCAGGTCTCGGGCCAGCTCAAGTCACTGAAGGTCAATCTGGGTGACAAGGTCAAACAAGGTCAGTGGCTGGCGGAAATCGATCCCGTGGTGCTGCAGAACACCCTGCGTCAGTCGCAGGTCAATGAACAAAACCTGATCGCCCAGAAGGACGCGGCTGTCGCACAGCTCAAGGACGCCAGAGCCATTTACCAACGTTACAAACAACTGCGTGCAGATGACGCGATCTCGCAAAAGGACTTCGATACGGCGCAATCGGACTTCGAGGTCCGCAGTGCCAACCTGCGCTCGCTGGAGGCACAAGTGCGCGACGCAAGAATCCAGATCGAGACCGCCAGGATCAACCTGGGATACACCCGTATCGTCGCGCCAATCAGCGGTGATGTGGTGGGTATCGTGACGCAGGAAGGGCAGACCGTGATCGCCAGCCAACTGACACCAGTGATTCTCAAACTGGCGGATCTGGACACCATGACCGTCAAGGCACAGGTCTCCGAGGCCGACGTGATTCATATCACACCGGGACAAGAGGTGTATTTCACCATCCTCGGTGATGCCGAAAAACGCTATTACGCCAAACTGAAAGGCACGGAACCGGCGCCGCAGAACTTTCTTGACTCGCAGTCCAGCAACGCCAGCAAGCCGAACAGTGCAGTGTTCTACAACGCGTTGTTCGACGTCCCCAACCCGGATCATCGTCTGCGTATTTCGATGACCGCTCAGGTGCATATCGTCCGCGAAAAGGCCAAGGACGTACTGACGGTACCTGTTGCGGCCTTGGGCGACAAGAACGGCGACGGAACCTTCCCGGTGCGCGTGATGGACGCTCAAGGCCAGGCCCAGAGCCGCAATGTGCAGACCGGTATCAATAACAATGTGCGGGTCGAGATCAAGAGCGGCCTTGCCGAGGGTGACCAGGTGGTGATCGGTGAACCATCGGCCACACCAGCGGCAGCGGGGGCCTGA
- a CDS encoding MacB family efflux pump subunit: MSRALLELKGVTRRFVAGEKDFIALNDINLTINAGDLIAITGASGSGKSTLMNVLGCLDHANSGSYKVDGRETGTLTDDELAELRRDHFGFIFQRYHLLPHLAAIQNVEMPAIYAGTGKSMRVERAQKLLERLGLSGHLEHRPSQLSGGQQQRVSIARALMNGGEIILADEPTGALDSVSGKEVMNILLELNSAGHTVILVTHDEKVAAHAERIIEMRDGEIIADRVNTDRPIINEKATERLPSKPRQGNRLMANIGLFQEAFVMAWVALISHRMRTLLTMLGIIIGITSVVSIVAIGEGAKRYVLKDIEAIGSNTIEVFPGSDFGDTKSMDIQTLALSDVAALSSQYYIDSATPNIGRNMLLRYRNIDVSATVSGVSPSYFQVRGTKMGSGVGFNKDDARRQAQVVVIDYNTRIRLFGPKVDPLGQVILVGNLPCTVIGVTENKKNIFDTSKNLNVWMPYETASGRLLGQSYLDSITVRVKDGQPSKVVEDNVNKLMQKRHGTKDFFTYNLDSVMQTVQKTSQSLALLLSLIAVISLAVGGIGVMNIMLVSVTERTREIGIRMAVGARQSDIRQQFLVEAVMVCLIGGVIGIGLSFVIGYVFSLLVKEWQMVFSVGSIVTAFICSTLIGIVFGFVPARNAAQLDPIEALARD, encoded by the coding sequence ATGAGTCGAGCTCTTCTGGAACTCAAGGGTGTAACCCGTCGTTTCGTCGCCGGCGAGAAAGACTTCATCGCGCTGAATGACATCAACCTCACGATCAATGCCGGCGACCTGATTGCCATTACCGGGGCCTCGGGTTCCGGCAAGTCAACACTGATGAACGTCCTGGGTTGTCTGGACCACGCTAACAGCGGCAGTTACAAGGTCGATGGGCGTGAAACCGGTACGCTGACCGATGATGAGCTGGCAGAGTTGCGTCGCGATCACTTCGGTTTCATTTTTCAGCGTTACCACCTGTTACCGCACCTGGCGGCGATCCAGAACGTCGAAATGCCGGCCATCTACGCAGGCACCGGCAAGAGCATGCGCGTGGAGCGCGCGCAGAAACTGCTCGAGCGTCTGGGCCTGTCCGGGCATCTGGAGCATCGGCCAAGTCAGTTGTCAGGCGGCCAGCAACAGCGCGTGAGTATCGCCCGGGCGCTGATGAACGGCGGCGAGATCATTCTGGCCGACGAACCCACCGGAGCCCTCGACAGCGTGAGCGGCAAGGAGGTAATGAACATCCTCCTCGAGCTCAACAGCGCAGGGCATACTGTGATCCTGGTGACCCACGACGAGAAGGTTGCAGCGCACGCCGAGCGCATCATCGAAATGCGTGACGGCGAGATCATCGCCGACCGGGTCAACACCGATCGCCCGATCATCAACGAAAAAGCTACCGAGCGCCTGCCGTCCAAACCCAGGCAGGGCAACCGCCTGATGGCCAACATCGGCCTGTTCCAAGAGGCCTTCGTCATGGCGTGGGTGGCGCTGATCTCGCACCGTATGCGCACGCTGCTGACCATGCTCGGGATCATCATCGGCATCACCTCGGTGGTGTCTATCGTTGCGATCGGCGAAGGAGCCAAGCGTTATGTGCTCAAGGACATCGAGGCCATCGGCAGCAACACCATTGAGGTGTTCCCGGGCAGTGACTTTGGCGACACCAAGTCAATGGATATCCAGACCCTGGCGCTGTCCGATGTAGCGGCGCTGAGCAGTCAGTACTACATCGACAGCGCCACGCCGAACATCGGCCGCAACATGCTGCTGCGCTACCGTAACATCGACGTATCGGCGACGGTGAGCGGGGTCAGCCCTAGCTACTTCCAGGTGCGTGGCACAAAGATGGGCTCGGGGGTGGGGTTCAACAAGGATGACGCCCGTCGGCAGGCGCAGGTGGTGGTGATCGATTACAACACCCGGATCCGACTGTTCGGTCCCAAGGTCGACCCGCTGGGCCAGGTGATCCTGGTGGGTAACCTGCCGTGTACAGTGATCGGCGTGACCGAGAACAAGAAGAACATCTTCGACACCAGCAAGAACCTGAATGTCTGGATGCCCTACGAAACCGCCTCTGGCCGTCTGCTGGGTCAGAGCTACCTGGACAGCATCACCGTGCGGGTCAAGGACGGGCAACCGAGCAAAGTGGTCGAGGATAACGTCAACAAGCTGATGCAAAAGCGGCACGGAACCAAGGACTTTTTCACCTACAACCTCGACAGCGTGATGCAAACGGTGCAGAAGACCAGCCAGTCGCTGGCCCTGTTGCTGTCGTTGATCGCGGTAATTTCGCTGGCAGTAGGCGGCATCGGAGTGATGAACATCATGCTGGTATCCGTCACCGAGCGGACGCGCGAGATCGGCATTCGCATGGCAGTCGGGGCACGCCAGTCGGATATCCGTCAGCAGTTTCTGGTAGAGGCGGTGATGGTCTGTCTGATTGGCGGGGTCATCGGCATCGGTCTGTCGTTCGTGATTGGCTATGTGTTTTCACTGCTGGTCAAGGAATGGCAGATGGTGTTCTCCGTGGGCTCGATTGTGACGGCGTTCATCTGCTCGACATTGATCGGCATCGTGTTCGGCTTCGTACCCGCACGTAACGCGGCACAGCTTGATCCGATCGAGGCGCTGGCTCGGGATTGA
- a CDS encoding diaminobutyrate--2-oxoglutarate transaminase family protein, whose protein sequence is MEELSNLKKLESNARTYAATFQQLFVSGKGMRVKDANGQEYLDCLSNAGTLALGHNPPIVRDAVIEFLNSDHLQQALDLATPAKHAFVEELFATLPASMRDNSKILFCGPSGSDAVEAAIKLARHYTQRSPLMSFHGGYHGMTAGALSAMGNLNPKAGLLAQGTHFLPFPYRFRCPFGTDGEHTDRLSIEYIRTVLSDPESGVPKPAAMVVEVIQGEGGCIAASAEWLRAVREITRELGILLIIDEVQTGLGRTGNLFAIEHSGITPDILVLSKAIGGGYPISVIVYAEHLDTWGPGMHAGTFRGNQVAMVAGAATMRHIKEHDLVGNATRRGEQLHSGLEDIARQFPFIGDVRGRGLMLGVEIVKPASGSRPGAGDGARARAIKLECFKNGVIIETGGRNSAVLRFLPPLNITESEVGMVLDRFEQSLKSSSAARVSSVSAVG, encoded by the coding sequence ATGGAAGAGTTAAGCAATCTCAAGAAACTGGAGTCGAATGCGCGCACCTACGCAGCGACCTTCCAGCAGCTGTTTGTCAGCGGCAAGGGCATGCGAGTCAAGGACGCCAACGGCCAGGAATACCTCGACTGCCTGTCGAACGCTGGCACGCTCGCACTGGGTCATAATCCACCGATTGTCCGTGACGCGGTGATCGAATTCCTCAACAGTGATCATCTGCAGCAGGCCCTTGACCTGGCCACACCGGCCAAGCACGCCTTCGTCGAAGAACTGTTCGCGACGTTGCCCGCCAGCATGCGCGACAACAGCAAAATCCTGTTCTGCGGCCCCAGCGGTTCAGACGCAGTGGAAGCCGCCATCAAACTGGCCCGCCATTACACCCAGCGCTCGCCGCTGATGTCCTTCCACGGTGGTTACCACGGCATGACCGCTGGTGCATTGTCGGCCATGGGCAACCTCAACCCCAAGGCCGGCCTACTGGCGCAGGGTACCCACTTCCTGCCGTTCCCCTATCGCTTCCGCTGCCCGTTCGGCACCGATGGCGAACACACCGACCGTCTCTCCATCGAGTACATCCGCACGGTACTCAGTGACCCGGAAAGTGGCGTGCCCAAACCGGCGGCGATGGTGGTCGAAGTGATCCAGGGCGAAGGCGGCTGTATTGCGGCATCGGCCGAGTGGTTGCGCGCCGTGCGCGAGATCACCCGCGAGTTGGGGATATTGCTGATTATCGATGAAGTGCAAACCGGCCTCGGACGTACCGGCAACCTGTTTGCCATCGAACATTCCGGGATAACGCCGGATATTCTGGTGCTGTCCAAGGCGATCGGTGGCGGTTACCCGATATCGGTGATCGTCTATGCCGAGCACCTGGATACATGGGGCCCGGGCATGCACGCAGGTACGTTCCGTGGCAACCAGGTGGCGATGGTGGCAGGCGCTGCGACCATGCGTCATATCAAGGAACACGACCTGGTCGGCAATGCCACGCGCCGAGGGGAACAGTTGCACAGCGGGCTGGAGGATATCGCCCGGCAATTCCCGTTTATCGGCGACGTTCGTGGCCGCGGGTTGATGCTCGGGGTGGAAATTGTCAAACCGGCCAGCGGATCGCGTCCGGGGGCTGGCGATGGCGCACGTGCGCGGGCGATCAAGCTGGAGTGCTTCAAGAATGGCGTGATCATCGAGACCGGTGGACGCAACAGTGCAGTCCTGCGCTTCCTGCCTCCGTTGAATATCACAGAGTCAGAAGTGGGCATGGTCCTCGACCGCTTCGAACAGTCCCTCAAGAGCAGCAGCGCCGCACGGGTTTCCAGCGTCAGCGCGGTTGGCTGA
- a CDS encoding efflux transporter outer membrane subunit: MSIGKPAGYFLVSTLWVSLLSGCTLGPDYQLPAVAVASQWHAPLPHGASMVGLQDWWQQFNDPALATLLRLAQADSPSLDQALARIAQARATLDGSVADRLPQVSGGVSKSRAGINQSGLHKSGTTSGATLDASWELDLFGKLRRTDEASRNLLEARVNDWHDARVSLAAEVGDDFVQYRGCQMLVNAYRDQAQSQEQTARLTRVSFQAGFTAAADSSLSDASAAASNATLIKQQSECDVLLKSLVALTGSDEEQVREVLGHNPARLPQPALLDVREIPADLVRQRPDLASSERELAAANAKIGAAQADRLPKLSLVGSFQVGTTTGVFSRVWSLGPQLTVPLFDAGKRRAAVDSAQADYDAALATYRQTLRTSVMEVEQSLVRLDAARRGQASTQQAADGYEASFEATDRNWQAGNASLLDREVARRSALSAQIELITVQQNQVRYWIALYKALGGGWQDSREGLARETPKRGGA, from the coding sequence ATGTCGATTGGCAAACCTGCTGGCTACTTCCTGGTGTCAACGCTTTGGGTATCGCTGCTGAGCGGCTGCACGCTAGGACCGGACTACCAATTGCCTGCGGTGGCGGTTGCCAGCCAGTGGCATGCGCCGCTGCCTCATGGCGCGTCGATGGTCGGGCTGCAGGATTGGTGGCAACAGTTCAATGACCCGGCACTGGCAACGCTGCTGCGTCTGGCACAGGCAGACAGCCCGTCCCTCGATCAGGCTCTGGCGCGCATTGCCCAGGCTCGCGCCACGCTGGACGGCAGCGTTGCCGACAGGCTGCCGCAAGTAAGCGGCGGCGTGAGCAAGTCGCGCGCCGGCATCAATCAGAGCGGATTGCACAAGAGCGGTACGACCTCCGGCGCAACCCTCGATGCGTCCTGGGAACTGGACCTGTTCGGCAAACTGCGACGCACCGACGAGGCTTCGCGCAATCTGCTCGAAGCACGTGTCAATGACTGGCATGACGCTCGTGTGTCACTGGCCGCCGAGGTCGGTGATGACTTCGTGCAGTACCGCGGCTGCCAGATGCTGGTCAACGCTTACCGTGATCAGGCGCAATCTCAGGAGCAGACCGCACGTCTGACTCGCGTGTCGTTTCAGGCCGGGTTCACCGCAGCCGCCGATTCATCGTTGAGCGACGCCAGTGCGGCGGCGAGCAATGCGACTCTTATCAAACAGCAAAGCGAGTGCGACGTGCTGCTCAAAAGCCTGGTGGCCCTGACCGGCAGCGACGAGGAACAGGTGCGAGAAGTGCTCGGCCATAACCCCGCGCGACTGCCGCAGCCCGCGTTGCTGGATGTACGGGAAATACCCGCCGACCTGGTGCGCCAGCGCCCGGACCTAGCGTCCAGCGAGCGCGAGCTGGCAGCCGCGAATGCGAAGATCGGCGCTGCCCAGGCTGATCGTCTGCCCAAACTGAGTCTGGTTGGCTCGTTCCAGGTGGGGACTACCACCGGAGTATTCAGCCGTGTCTGGAGCCTCGGCCCGCAACTGACCGTCCCGTTGTTCGACGCAGGCAAGCGCCGGGCGGCGGTGGACTCGGCGCAAGCGGATTATGACGCAGCGCTGGCGACCTATCGGCAGACCTTGCGCACGTCGGTGATGGAAGTCGAGCAGTCACTGGTGCGTCTGGACGCGGCACGGCGTGGGCAAGCCAGTACGCAGCAGGCAGCCGACGGCTATGAAGCGTCGTTCGAGGCCACAGACCGCAACTGGCAGGCCGGCAATGCCAGCTTGCTGGACCGCGAAGTGGCTCGACGCTCGGCGCTGTCGGCGCAAATCGAATTGATCACCGTGCAACAAAATCAGGTGCGTTACTGGATTGCCCTGTACAAGGCCCTGGGCGGTGGATGGCAGGACAGTCGCGAAGGTTTGGCCAGAGAGACACCGAAGCGGGGCGGCGCATGA
- a CDS encoding efflux RND transporter periplasmic adaptor subunit, translated as MKKIRVYGLLALAALGVSGWILFGRAEPTPAAVTAPATSLTVEAVQPHREDWPQELVASGALAPWQEAVISAETGSLRIANLKADIGDQVKKGQVLATLADDSVLAEENKQKSAVAQATAQLQEARSNARRAAVVGQSGALSEQQLEEYRVKVQTAEANLASANADLRSIRIKLTQTRIVAVDDGIISGRKALLGDVVSAGSEMFRMIRDGRIEWQAELDAQQLPGVKPGQLARVMLPGGIEVQGRVRLVSPVLDGKTSRALVYVSLPVGAVARAGMYASGRIELPSSPALTVPDTSVILRDGHSYVFVLGQDMRVSQRVVEIGRRRGSALEIVGGLAEQAQIVRSGGAFLNDGASVTLVNAEARAQ; from the coding sequence ATGAAGAAGATACGCGTTTATGGGCTGCTGGCGTTGGCGGCGTTGGGTGTCTCGGGCTGGATATTGTTTGGCCGTGCAGAACCGACCCCGGCTGCCGTTACAGCGCCAGCTACCAGCCTGACGGTCGAGGCGGTTCAACCGCACCGCGAAGACTGGCCGCAGGAACTAGTGGCCAGCGGTGCGCTCGCGCCGTGGCAGGAAGCCGTGATCAGTGCCGAGACCGGGAGCTTGCGTATCGCCAACCTGAAGGCTGATATAGGCGATCAGGTGAAGAAGGGCCAGGTCTTGGCGACTCTGGCCGATGACAGCGTGCTGGCCGAGGAAAACAAGCAGAAGTCGGCGGTCGCCCAAGCCACTGCACAATTGCAGGAAGCCCGTTCCAATGCGCGACGTGCGGCGGTGGTCGGACAGAGCGGGGCCTTGTCCGAGCAGCAACTGGAAGAGTACCGGGTCAAGGTACAGACCGCCGAAGCCAACCTGGCCTCGGCGAATGCCGATCTGCGCAGCATCCGGATCAAACTCACGCAGACGCGCATCGTCGCGGTGGATGACGGGATCATTTCCGGGCGCAAGGCCTTGCTTGGCGACGTGGTGTCGGCGGGCAGCGAGATGTTCAGGATGATCCGGGATGGCCGGATCGAGTGGCAGGCAGAACTGGACGCCCAGCAACTGCCGGGCGTTAAGCCTGGCCAGCTGGCCCGGGTGATGTTGCCGGGCGGTATCGAGGTCCAGGGACGCGTGCGCCTGGTCTCGCCAGTGCTCGATGGCAAGACCAGCAGGGCGCTGGTCTACGTTTCCCTGCCGGTGGGGGCTGTGGCCCGCGCCGGCATGTACGCCAGCGGTCGCATCGAACTGCCTTCAAGCCCGGCGCTGACGGTTCCGGACACCAGCGTGATCCTGCGCGACGGGCACTCTTATGTGTTTGTGCTGGGCCAAGACATGCGCGTCAGCCAACGCGTGGTCGAGATCGGCCGACGTCGTGGATCGGCGCTGGAAATCGTCGGAGGCCTGGCAGAGCAGGCGCAGATCGTCCGCAGCGGTGGGGCCTTCCTCAATGACGGGGCCAGCGTGACGCTGGTCAACGCCGAGGCCCGTGCGCAATGA
- a CDS encoding efflux RND transporter permease subunit produces MNISALSIRYPVPAVMLFLLLTLFGFLGFERLGIQDFPDTDLPAVVISASLEGAAPEQLETEVARKLEDKLTSLRLLKHVTTKISEGSVLINVIFEIDKDGNEALNEVRNAVDSAAAELQANLDTPSVTRLTTNTTALLTYVVDAPRMDEEALSWFVDNELSKQLLTVRGVAKISRVGGVDREVQVDLDPTLMAGLGLSVTDIANRLRAMQKDNSGGQGDLGSGQQALRVLGGIDDPAALGAIRIPVSDGRMLAVQQLATVRDTHAERNTLAYRDGKPVIGFQVIRSLGFSDVGVTRDLRQAVSEFARQHPDVHIEEASNAVEPVMENYRGSMALLYEGMLLAVLVVWWFLRDWRATIIVATALPLSIIPTFGVMYFAGFSLNTVSLLALALVIGILVDDAIVEVENIARHLRMGKTPRQAAIEASDEIGLAVLATTVTLVAVFLPTAFMGGISGKLFRQFGVTASAALMFSLLVARLLTPMMAAYLLKARPHGEHDSGLMRRYLGWIHTSLSRRKTTMAIVGALFIGSLALIPLLPTSFLPAQDIASSTVSLELPPGTSLAQTGEIALQAEKRLRAIPEVAHVFIAAGSGDAGGAGDRDAKLTVDLLPRDQRALKQSQVEASMRESLRSLPGVRVTVGGDGSGERLDIVLASDDGDLLERTAAALEPQLRQIKGIGNVTSSAAVQRPEIQMRPDVFRAAEQGISSQDIADTLRMATYGEYSSSLGKINLSQRQVNVRVRMQPQVRTDLQSLAQLRIKGRDGQIALASLGELSMGSGPAEIDRIDRLRNITLSIELNGSNLGEVMEQARQLPAMQNLPAQVKLVEQGELQLMSELFGNFSLAMAVGVFCIYAVLVLLFHDFMQPLTILSALPLSLGGALLALLIGGMSFSMASVIGLLMLMGIVTKNSILLVEYAIMARRAPTVSRYEALIDACHKRARPILMTTIAMGAGMLPTALGWGGESGFRQPMAVVVIGGLLASTVLSLLVVPVIFTYVDDGHETFKRWFSRPRQTHD; encoded by the coding sequence ATGAATATCTCCGCGTTGTCGATTCGTTACCCGGTCCCGGCGGTCATGCTGTTTTTACTGCTGACCCTGTTTGGTTTCCTCGGATTCGAACGTCTCGGTATCCAGGACTTTCCCGACACCGATCTGCCTGCAGTGGTTATCAGTGCCTCACTGGAAGGCGCCGCCCCCGAGCAACTGGAAACCGAAGTCGCGCGCAAGCTCGAAGACAAGCTGACATCGCTGCGCCTGCTCAAGCACGTCACTACGAAAATTTCCGAAGGCAGTGTCCTCATCAATGTCATCTTCGAGATTGACAAGGATGGCAACGAAGCCCTCAACGAAGTGCGCAATGCGGTGGACAGCGCTGCGGCTGAGTTGCAAGCCAACCTCGATACGCCGTCGGTAACGCGTCTGACCACCAATACCACAGCGTTGCTGACCTATGTGGTCGATGCGCCACGTATGGACGAAGAAGCGTTGTCATGGTTTGTCGACAATGAGTTGAGCAAACAGCTTCTGACCGTGCGTGGTGTCGCGAAGATCAGCCGCGTGGGCGGCGTGGACCGCGAAGTCCAGGTTGACCTTGACCCCACGCTGATGGCCGGTCTGGGTCTGAGCGTGACAGACATTGCGAATCGTCTGCGGGCGATGCAGAAAGATAACTCCGGTGGTCAAGGCGATCTGGGCAGCGGTCAACAGGCGCTGCGTGTCCTCGGCGGCATTGACGACCCGGCGGCGCTGGGTGCTATCCGCATTCCTGTCAGCGATGGACGGATGCTCGCTGTGCAGCAGTTGGCCACCGTGCGTGATACCCATGCCGAGCGCAACACCTTGGCGTATCGCGACGGCAAACCGGTAATTGGCTTTCAGGTCATCCGCTCACTGGGCTTTTCCGACGTAGGTGTGACCAGGGACTTGCGCCAGGCAGTCAGTGAGTTCGCCAGGCAACACCCTGACGTGCACATTGAAGAGGCGAGTAATGCCGTCGAGCCGGTAATGGAAAACTATCGTGGCTCCATGGCGCTGCTCTACGAAGGCATGTTACTGGCGGTGCTGGTGGTCTGGTGGTTCCTGCGTGACTGGCGAGCGACCATTATCGTGGCCACGGCATTGCCTTTGTCGATCATCCCGACCTTCGGCGTCATGTATTTTGCCGGCTTTAGCCTCAATACCGTTTCGCTGCTGGCGCTGGCGCTGGTAATCGGCATTCTGGTCGACGATGCAATTGTTGAGGTCGAAAACATTGCTCGACACCTGCGCATGGGCAAAACCCCGCGACAGGCGGCAATCGAGGCGTCCGACGAGATCGGCCTTGCCGTATTAGCAACGACCGTGACCCTGGTCGCGGTGTTTCTGCCGACTGCTTTCATGGGCGGGATTTCCGGCAAACTGTTTCGCCAATTCGGCGTGACGGCCAGCGCTGCGTTGATGTTTTCGTTGCTGGTCGCCCGCCTTCTGACGCCGATGATGGCGGCGTATTTGCTCAAGGCACGGCCGCATGGCGAGCATGACAGCGGTTTGATGAGACGTTACCTGGGCTGGATTCACACCAGCCTTAGTCGCCGCAAGACCACCATGGCCATTGTTGGTGCTTTGTTTATCGGCTCGCTGGCGCTGATCCCGTTGCTGCCAACCAGCTTTCTGCCTGCTCAGGATATTGCCAGCAGCACCGTCAGCCTGGAATTGCCGCCCGGCACCAGTCTGGCTCAGACCGGTGAGATTGCCTTGCAGGCTGAAAAGCGTTTACGCGCGATTCCTGAAGTGGCTCACGTCTTCATCGCGGCGGGCAGCGGCGATGCGGGCGGTGCAGGTGATCGGGACGCGAAACTGACCGTCGATCTGCTGCCGCGTGACCAGCGCGCACTGAAACAGTCGCAAGTGGAAGCGAGCATGCGTGAAAGTCTGCGCAGCTTGCCCGGTGTGCGGGTAACGGTCGGTGGTGACGGCAGCGGAGAACGTCTGGACATTGTCCTTGCCAGCGATGACGGCGATTTGCTGGAGCGCACTGCCGCCGCTCTTGAACCGCAGTTGCGCCAGATAAAGGGCATCGGCAACGTCACCTCGAGTGCTGCAGTGCAACGGCCGGAAATCCAGATGCGCCCGGATGTTTTCCGGGCGGCGGAGCAGGGCATCAGTAGCCAGGACATCGCCGACACCCTGCGCATGGCCACCTACGGCGAATACAGTTCGTCCTTGGGCAAGATCAATCTGTCCCAGCGCCAGGTCAATGTGCGGGTGCGCATGCAGCCGCAAGTACGCACCGACCTGCAGAGCCTCGCTCAGCTACGGATCAAGGGGCGTGATGGCCAGATTGCGCTGGCGTCGCTGGGAGAGCTCAGCATGGGCAGCGGTCCCGCGGAGATTGATCGTATCGACCGCTTGCGCAATATCACACTGTCCATCGAACTCAATGGCAGCAATCTGGGCGAAGTGATGGAGCAGGCCAGGCAGTTGCCGGCCATGCAGAACCTGCCAGCGCAAGTGAAACTGGTGGAGCAGGGCGAGTTGCAGTTGATGAGCGAGCTGTTTGGCAACTTCAGCCTGGCGATGGCCGTCGGCGTATTCTGTATCTACGCGGTGCTGGTGCTGCTGTTCCATGACTTCATGCAGCCGCTGACAATCCTTTCGGCGCTCCCCCTATCGCTTGGCGGCGCACTGTTGGCACTGTTGATCGGCGGAATGAGTTTTTCCATGGCGTCGGTCATTGGTTTGCTGATGCTGATGGGGATCGTGACCAAGAACTCGATCCTGCTGGTGGAATACGCAATCATGGCTCGCCGCGCACCCACCGTGAGCCGCTATGAAGCGTTGATCGACGCCTGTCACAAACGCGCCCGGCCGATCCTGATGACCACCATCGCAATGGGCGCGGGCATGTTGCCGACCGCACTGGGATGGGGCGGCGAATCAGGTTTCCGTCAACCGATGGCGGTGGTCGTTATCGGCGGACTGTTGGCCTCGACCGTACTAAGCCTGTTGGTAGTGCCCGTTATCTTTACTTATGTCGATGATGGTCATGAGACATTCAAAAGATGGTTTAGCAGGCCTCGCCAGACTCACGATTAG